In a single window of the Salvelinus sp. IW2-2015 unplaced genomic scaffold, ASM291031v2 Un_scaffold2729, whole genome shotgun sequence genome:
- the LOC139025458 gene encoding uncharacterized protein: protein MVPSPELPATFHSPEPSTAGHSPEPPATVHGPEHPATVHVPEPPATVHXPEPPAMVNGPEPPATVNGTELPGKASSPAPRPEPSSAPVPSPGTASHSAPGPEPSAPVPNPGTASNPAPGPEPSSALAFSPAPWLDVVTVTPCLLIAG from the coding sequence atggttcccagtccagagcttccggcgacatttcacagtccggaaccttcaACGGCgggtcacagtccggaacctccagcgacggttcacggTCCGGAACATCCCGCGACGGTCCAcgttccggaacctccagcgacggtccacYgtccggaacctccagcgatggtcaacggtccggaacctccagcgacggtcaacggtacggagcttccaggcaaggcgtccagtcctgctccaaggccggagccttcctctgcgccggtgcccagtccaggcacggcgtcccaCTCAGCTCCAGGGCCGGAgccctctgcgccggtgcccaatccaggcacagcgtccaacccagctccagggCCGGAGCCCTCCTCTGCGCTGGCGTTCAGCCCGGCGCCATG